A single Branchiostoma floridae strain S238N-H82 chromosome 11, Bfl_VNyyK, whole genome shotgun sequence DNA region contains:
- the LOC118426604 gene encoding serine-rich adhesin for platelets-like: MEELPFFVYDHEALVEEGDDLIDAIMFYHPKATPLNSQCALCGQLMGMVRCLEVISGAAPSVYHLQKCKIAVRHTGRFTLALGASADLPNAAVLKQMDSLYRIFAFYHGSLDAVFKRCGEEKQPFLLAMERIWECYLPYIKHYSRVVPAMFDVIPSVPLPKSAGVLFLRASHILQSCQRKPGVLAGCLLYDNKVLCTQLSPELTSRLLLIKANQSNHPANEVETDFSLPFGVRILSVYLTKKESRSFSNHSQKLFPTRQRHTAVSSFQSPGGGGRRVNRTASEESARSLSLRGVGDGRESDGQISREQSFITPPFRLTDSFIDKEDKQSSTTSNESLVETLSTETVLSADKGTDSALSGPLQADGGTSSASSRRDSSQSGNSVKSCGNIGALDSYEGEISMSSTELADEREHGGIDEDSSVLVMKVEDHDLPVAQLGNGRSNDAQVRSPDVQLPKVLPTEEIQSSRSSKKVLSDAEHGRANSTEESEQPSVSQKRSESLGLEKDSNSLKGNTEKMSASESGHIASKEDKPQELLPDQPHSSLDDVSNTGAQEQDATSGKPTDVCSEESDSLKASHLENSNQDGSNQKSQYNDHSNGVTDIAPKLEKCNLTDSNEVPDDIIPVDENDDDSKRTEVVSEPVLLQNAGGMDTSSEHTDTAKNDANSSVENTSEDLHESEELCMEGLDDVSRLKHAVSSQHTDANTSQSSKSTYERICNGRLEAGGIASQKTLTETANTTATSNDEAASELRETEVTPTLPELTPENQNGGVVMEQAASEVIGSSEFNDPSIVDSLNTSHTSVPKSSISDQQLTSTVTVEDDLQEGCQDASDTLEGEDKDAEDLRRKKTSCADSKLPGLLNAGLYIQGHSHMVLLMLIERNCQNDLPTMQGLWKTSVTQMGDLEGQLKEVVFSTNSGAAEEGYNFLHFDGFDRLLKGNLQEPVLAPDVQFCNTSQFIHQEFQQSDTLNDVLVRSQSAGVYGSRSLSQETFFQLRGLGRGGQQGVPSPHDPLFNLENRARKKLLKDHHITFF, translated from the exons ATGGAGGAACTTCCCTTCTTTGTCTACGACCACGAAGCTTTGGTAGAGGAGGGGGATGACCTAATTGATGCCATCATGTTCTACCATCCAAAAGCT acACCACTGAACTCCCAGTGTGCGCTGTGTGGCCAGCTCATGGGGATGGTACGCTGCCTGGAGGTCATCTCTGGTGCAGCGCCCTCTGTCTATCACCTACAGAAGTGCAAGATTGCAGTGAGGCACACAGGAAGATTCACATTG GCGTTAGGTGCCAGTGCCGACCTCCCCAATGCCGCTGTGCTGAAACAAATGGacagcttgtacagaatatTTGCCTTCTACCATGGCTCCTTGGATGCAGTTTTCAAG aGATGTGGAGAAGAAAAGCAGCCGTTCCTACTTGCCATGGAGAGGATATGGGAGTGTTACCTGCCATATATTAAACACTACAGCAGGGTGGTGCCTGCCATGTTTGATGTCATTCCTTCTGTGCCTTTGCCAAAG TCTGCTGGTGTTCTCTTCCTGAGAGCTTCTCACATCCTGCAGTCCTGCCAGAGGAAGCCAGGGGTCCTCGCTGGCTGTCTTCTGTATGATAATAAGGTTTTGTGTACCCAACTTTCCCCAGAGCTGACATCTAGACTTCTCCTTATCAAGGCCAACCAGAGCAAT CATCCAGCCAACGAGGTTGAAACAG ACTTCAGTCTCCCGTTTGGAGTGCGAATCCTGTCCGTGTACCTCACCAAGAAGGAGTCCCGCTCCTTCAGTAACCACTCTCAGAAACTCTTCCCTACCCGGCAGAGGCACACGGCCGTCTCTTCCTTCCAGTCCCCAGGGGGAGGGGGAAGGAGAGTAAACAGAACAGCCTCCGAGGAAAGCGCGCGGAGCTTGAGTCTCCGTGGAGTTGGAGACGGGCGCGAATCCGACGGGCAGATCTCCCGCGAGCAAAGCTTCATAACCCCGCCGTTCCGTCTTACCGATTCCTTCATAGACAAGGAAGACAAGCAGTCAAGCACTACAAGCAATGAGTCTTTGGTAGAAACATTGAGCACTGAAACAGTTTTGAGTGCAGACAAAGGAACAGATTCTGCGTTAAGTGGACCATTACAGGCTGATGGAGGTACATCAAGTGCAAGTTCAAGAAGAGACTCATCTCAGTCAGGAAACAGCGTCAAGAGCTGCGGTAACATCGGAGCGTTGGACAGCTACGAAGGAGAGATCTCCATGTCCTCCACTGAACTTGCGGACGAAAGAGAACACGGCGGAATCGACGAAGACAGCTCCGTGCTGGTTATGAAAGTCGAGGATCATGACTTGCCGGTCGCACAACTTGGAAACGGTCGTAGCAACGACGCTCAGGTTAGGTCACCTGATGTGCAGCTGCCTAAAGTGCTCCCAACAGAAGAAATTCAAAGTTCTAGAAGTAGCAAGAAGGTATTGTCTGATGCTGAACATGGCAGAGCAAATAGTACGGAGGAATCAGAACAACCTTCTGTTAGTCAGAAAAGAAGTGAATCTCTAGGACTGGAAAAGGACAGTAACAGTTTAAAAGGCAATACTGAGAAAATGTCTGCCTCTGAAAGTGGACATATTGCTAGTAAAGAAGACAAGCCACAGGAACTCTTGCCAGACCAACCCCACTCAAGTCTTGATGATGTCAGCAATACAGGTGCACAAGAACAGGATGCTACCTCAGGGAAACCAACAGATGTTTGTAGCGAAGAATCTGATTCGTTGAAAGCTTCACATCTAGAAAATTCCAACCAAGATGGATCCAATCAGAAGTCTCAGTACAATGACCATTCCAATGGAGTTACAGACATTGCACCAAAATTGGAGAAGTGTAATTTAACAGATTCAAATGAAGTGCCTGATGACATTATTCCAGTAgatgagaatgatgatgattctAAGAGAACTGAGGTAGTTTCAGAGCCTGTTCTTCTTCAGAATGCAGGAGGCATGGATACATCAAGTGAACACACAGATACAGCAAAGAATGATGCAAACTCTTCTGTTGAAAACACATCAGAAGATCTCCATGAATCAGAAGAACTCTGTATGGAAGGTCTTGATGACGTTTCAAGGTTAAAGCATGCAGTTTCTTCGCAACACACAGATGCAAATACTTCTCAATCGTCCAAAAGCACCTATGAAAGAATCTGCAATGGACGGCTAGAAGCTGGCGGCATCGCAAGTCAGAAAACTCTGACGGAAACCGCGAACACGACAGCAACAAGTAACGACGAGGCCGCGTCAGAACTGAGAGAAACGGAAGTTACCCCCACCCTTCCTGAATTGACCCctgaaaatcaaaatggcggtgTTGTCATGGAACAAGCTGCTTCAGAGGTCATAGGGTCAAGTGAGTTCAATGACCCCAGCATTGTGGATTCTCTCAATACAAGTCATACTTCTGTGCCAAAATCTTCAATTAGTGACCAACAATTGacttctactgtaacagtagagGATGATTTGCAAGAAGGATGTCAGGATGCTTCAGATACACTTGAAGGAGAAGACAAGGATGCTGAAGACTTGAGAAGGAAGAAGACGTCTTGTGCAGACTCTAAACTGCCTGGTCTGTTGAATGCTGGGTTGTACATACAAGGCCATTCACACATGGTGTTGCTCATGTTGATCGAGAGGAACTGTCAAAATGATCTTCCTACGATGCAAGGCCTG TGGAAGACATCAGTGACACAGATGGGTGACTTGGAGGGACAGCTGAAAGAGGTGGTCTTCTCAACCAACTCTGGG GCTGCAGAGGAGGGATATAACTTTCTTCACTTTGATGGATTTGACAGATTGCTGAAAG gTAACCTACAGGAACCAGTGCTGGCACCTGACGTGCAGTTCTGTAACACGTCACAGTTCATCCACCAGGAGTTCCAACAGTCCGACACGCTCAATGATGTCCTAGTCAG